The DNA sequence TTTTTCATGCCCTATCTCATCGGAGGGCTCATTCTGGGCTACCTCTGGCAATTCATCTTCAACAACGCCCTTCCTGCGGCGGGCCGGATTGTTCCATTTCTGGGCGCCCTGGCACGTCCGGAAAACCTTCTTCTTGGAGAGGTTCCTTCCTCGATTCTGGCACTGGTTATCGTGGGGAGCTGGCAGTACGCAGGCTATATCATGATGATCTACGTTGCCGCGATCGAGGCGGTACCAGGCGAACTGCACGAAGCAGCAACCCTGGATGGGGCATCGGAGTGGCAGCGTTTCCGCACCATCACCGTCCCCATGATAGCCCAGGCCTTTACGGTCACCATGTTTCTTACGATGGTGAACTCCTTCAAGCAGTTCGATGTGAACTACTCTCTCACCGCCGGCGGACCGGCAACAACCTTTATGGGACGATCAATCTTTGGCACGGAGTTATTGGCCATGAACATCTATAACACCGCCTTCGTGGGCAACAACCTGGCAGCAGGACAGGCCCGGGCAGTCATATTCTTCATCGTGATCGTCGCATTCTCGATCTTTCAGGTACGAATCAACAAGCGCAAGGAGCTGGAACTATGAGCCGCTATACCCGGAAACGCCAGATCCTTTTCGAAACACTCATGGGGCTCCTTTTGATCCTCTTCCTCTATCCCTTCGCGATCGTCCTGATAAACTCCGCCAAGGACTCCTTCAGCGCAACCCAGTTTCCCCTGGCCCTTCCCAACAACTGGGGCCAGCTGTTTATCAACATGAGGACAATCTGGACGAGCCCCAGTGTCCGGTATTCCTCTTCCTTCTTCTCGTCGGTGGTGATCACCCTCTCGTCGCTACTGGCGGTCACGATCTTCCCCGCCATGGCAGGATGGGTTCTGGTGCGAACCAAGACCAGACTCTCCCAGATCATCTTCTTCACCTTTGTAGCAGCCATGGTGATTCCCTTCCAGATCGTGATGTTTCCCCTGGTATCGTGGTTTCGCCTGGTCTTCGAGGTAACGGGATTCCGTCTGCTCCGCAGCTACCAGGGGATCATCCTTTCCTATCTGGGGTTCGGCTTGTCTCTCTCGGTCTTCATGTACCACGGCTTCATCAAGGGAATCCCCCTGGAGCTGGAAGAAGCCGCCATTATCGACGGGTGCCGTCTCCCCGAGGTTTTCGGCCGGATCATTTTTCCCCTGCTCACACCCCTCCATGCCACCATAGCGATCCTGCATGGCCTGTGGATCTGGAACGATTTTCTCCTGCCCCTGCTCATACTGGGACGGGGAAACCGTCTGCAGACTCTTCCCCTGGCAGTAGCCAATTATGCGGGGGCCTTTGTGAAACAATGGGATCTGATCCTTACGGCGATCCTCATGGCGATGCTTCCCGCGCTGGTTTTCTTCTTTTTTGCCCAGAAAAAAATTATCCGGGGAATGATATCGGGCTCGATAAAATAGGCTGCCTGCCCTATAATTCGCGTACTACAGAATACAGACAGATGTGACACAGCAGATGGGAAAAGTAACAATCCAGGCCGTTGCCGAAGCAACAGGCTTCTCAAAAACCACCGTCTCCTTTGCCTTCAACGACCCTGCCCGGATCGGCAAGGAGACCCGGGCAAAAATCCTCGCCGCAGCGACCGAACTGGGCTACGTGCCAAACCCGGGGGCACGCAACCTCAGCAGGGGAAGCTACGGAACTATCGGATTGCTCTTGCCCCAGGTCATCCCCAAAGCGCTGGAGAACCCCTATCTGTCCCTCATTATTCAGGGCATCGGCCAGGTCTGCGAGCAGGAAGGCCACACCCTGACCCTTATCCCTCCCATCAAGCAATCGCTCCTGCTGGGCGTACAGAACGCAGCCGTGGACGGGCTGATCACCCTGGGACTTGAACCCGAACACGAGGCTGTGGAGCTTATCCAGCGACGATCCCTGCCCTTTGTCTCGATCGATGGGAAAGCAGGCAACGGATTTCCCGTTGTGGGTATCCGCGACCGCGATCTGGCCCGGGAAGCCATGTCCCTCCTGATAGAAACAGGGCACCGCCGGATCGCCCTGGTCTCTCTGGTGGATGCCCGCGAGATGAGTGTCGGCTCCCATGTGCGGTCCGAACGGCTGGCGGGATATCGAGGGGTCTTTGAGGAGCACTTTGGCCATCCCGGAGAGTCCCGGAACAGCGGCAATCCCTGGCTGATTGAGCTGTCCTGCCAGACATCTCTCCAGGGAGGGAGAGAGCTGGTCGACACGTTGCAGACCCTGGATATCTTTCCCGACGCCGCAGCGGTCATGAGCGACATCGTGGCCATCGGGATGATGGATCGGCTTGCCGAGATTGGCATCACCATCCCTGACCGGTTCAGTCTGGTCGGCTTTGACGATATCCCCGAATCGACGATCACCAGACCCCGGCTCACCACGATCTCCCAACCCGGACAGGACAAGGGCCGTGCGGCGGCAGAGACGCTGATGAAAATCATTCGGGGCGAAGCGGTTCACCCCGAGCAGGTCCTCCACGGCCGCCTTCTGCTACGGGAAACAGTGCGACGAGTGATCTAGCCCGATCGCGGCTCCGTGACCCGCAACGAGAGAAGCACGGCATCGTCCCCATCGCGATACCAGTCCTTGAGCAGGGCCTCCCGGGAGAAGCCCTTTTTCTCGTAGAAAGCCAGAGCTTTCACCTCCTCCACCCCGGTATCGACGTATATCTTGCGCCCCCCCTGGGCACGGGTCCATTCGATCATTCGATCAAGGAGGTCCGTTCCAATGCGCTGACCCCGCAACTCCGGAATCAGACCGATCCACTCGATAGTGCTGGTATCGTTCCACTCCTCGTAGATCACACCGGCCACCCCCGCAAAGCGGCCATCCCCGGTCTCGACCACAAGCAGCAGAACCTCTTCATCGTCCCAATCCAGAAAATCCTCAAGATCCTGGCAGGTGACCTCCTTTGGCTCGTCCAGAACCCGGGCGATGAAACAGGCTGCCTCATCTACATGACGCTCTTCCATTTTTATTATTCGGGTCTGTTCCACTGAAACACCTCCTGGGAAACCTCCACAAGCTCCCGGGAAAAGCATAGGGTCGTCTGACAAAAGATGTCAAGAAATAACAAGACCGGGAGACAACCAGGGACAGCGCAAAGAGATCAGAAGGGTTCCTCGCTACGGATGCCTTTGGCCATGAAGCAACCCAGCCTGGGATGCGCTGGCTCCCTGATCACACGGCCCTCAAGAGTGACCACTGCTCCCTGGTAGTTTTTGGCAAGGTCTCGGGTTATCTCTCCAATTATTTCGTAACTCCCCGATTCCCTGGTAGTAATCACCAGTACCGCCTGGGGTGAACTGCCCTTGACTGAGACCACTCCGGTGATCACCACTGATCTGCTCTCTGTCGGAAGAGGGGTGGCACCGGAGTCACCTCCGGCACAGCCCCCCAAGAACATGGCCCAGAGCAGGGGGAAAATGATTGTTCTGAAATCCTGTACCGCCCGGCCCCTCCTGGGACGCCCGGGTTGTCTCGCTAGCATCCCCGAAACCTCCCTAAATCATCATCGCACAATTATTGTCCAGTCCACGTTCTCGGCCAGAGAAACACTATAGGTCACGCTATCACTCCCGGCGGTTCCCATGTGGACGTAGAGATTTGAGCTGGGGTTCAGTTGAGGCAACACATCTCCCGAATCCCAGAAATACGGCCCATTCTGGCCATTATAGCTGTAGCTGTAGCTGTACAAGTCAATCGAACCTAAGGAGTAGCCACCGCTGGTAATGGCCTCACCGGTGTTATATCCGGCACCAATCTCTCCCGGAGAGCTCCCGCCCTGGCGGGAAACGTGAAGAACCCTGAAATCATCAGCAGTCAGGTCGGTCTTGTCGGAAAGCACCACCGCCGCCCCCCATTCACGCAAGATATCGCGGAAAGAGATGTCGCCTCTCCCCGGGGAAGACCGGACAGCCTCCACAACTGCCTGATAATCGGTCCACTGATTCTGCAGAATACCCCCGAAGAGTGTTGTAAAATCACCGTAATTTCGCGCAAGGAAGGCCCCGAAAGCATAGGAGTGGGAGTAATCAACATCGGGGTTATCGGTGTCCCAGTAGGCCAGGGGATGCTCGATCACGTAATTGAACAGGGGAAGGCGGCCACCGGTCAATCCTGTTCCCTCGGGAGTATAAACAAAGGAGCCACCGGACAGGGGAACCCCTCGGGGCCCCTCGATTTCCAGCTTGTCTGCAACGATATCCTCGGCTATCATGGCGCACATCTCGTCGATCCAGGTATCTGACCCATCGGTGTCGTTGACAATGGCCTTCTGGTAGAAGTGGATCATATGCTGAAACTCGTGTGCCAGGGTCGATATGATCTCGTCGGTCCAGTTCACGCCGTTCTGAACCCCCGCTGCATACATCACTGCGTCGAGGTAGAACATGATCTTCTCGTTTGAATCGCTGTCCTGGGTAAAATTATCCTTGGCCCAGAAGTATCCCAGGACACCGCCGCTTGCGCTGTTGTCGGCGTCTATGTCGTAGAGCAAAATATGAATATCGTTGGTTTCGTGAAGAAGATTTGAATAAGAAGAGGGCCCCCACTCCTCACCAAAAACACCGGTTATCCATTCGTAAATTGCCGGTTTAGCTGGATCAAGAAAGGCCCCGGCCAGATCATCAACCAGTTGGGAGGTGATCTTGTGTGCTTTCTGGCTATCTTCCCCCCAACAATCATCAGCAACCCAGACAAGGAGCCGTTTGTTCTTTGTTCCATCTCCAACCGAAATATCGGATTTTTCTACCATTCCCCGCAAGGTAGCACCCACAGCGGGAGCGCCAGCAGACAAGTTGGTCGAGGTCTGAAAGTCAAACCTTGTAGTATCTTGAGTATAACTGCGCGCGGGAGGAGGAGCAGCAGGACCTGACAATCCCCGAACCAGATCGGTTCTGATCCTCGACGGGGCTTCGCGGTTCCAGGCGGTGATCTCCGGTTTTCCCCTCTGTGCAACCGGTGTCGGTTGTAGCGATGTGGTTCGCACTCTGCGGGATCCACGGGAGGAGACACTCCCTTCAGACAGAACGATCGACGGGGAAGATCTTCGTGCCGAGATCGAGTAGTTCGTGAAGACGAAGTAGATCTCTTTTCCTTGAGTGTCCTCCAGGGTATACGAGAGGGTCGTGCCCTTGTCGCGGGAACTTTTCTTGTCGCTGCCAAACATGGAATCACAGGCCGAAAGGGCCATAAGTCCCACCAGAATGACCAAAAACCCAATATATCTGCGCATTATGAATTGCTCCTTTGTGAATCCCGGATTTTTCCCCGGTAAATGATTCTATTATTCAGAATAACCTTTTACACAAAAAACTTCCTCCTGCTCAATCTGTCTTCAGCAGATCTTTCACGACAACATGTTTGGGGTGTCGCAAATCTTCAAGACGGGAATCATGATTTCCGACAATACTCTTCCCATGGAAGCAAAACTTAAATACGTGATTCTCTTTGTTGAAGACGTGCCACGGTCGACGAAATTCTACGCCGAAGCCTTCGGCCTTGCCACCAGTTTCATTGTCGAAAGCGGCGATTTCGGGCAAATGACGTCGGGAGAAACCTCGCTCTCCTTCTCATCACTGAAACTGATGAAAGAGCTGGGGAAGAACCCGGGACGACCCACCGCCTCGGCCCCGGTCTTTGAAATTGCCTTTGAAGTTGACGACGTCCCGGCGGTTCTTGATCGAGCGCTTCGGGCCGGAGCAAACCTGGTGCAAGAGGTAAAGCAGGAAGCCTGGGGACAGACCACCTCCTACGTCAGCGATCCCGACGGGTATCTGGTAGAAATCTGCTCTCCCGTAGCTGCATCGTAACCAGGAGAACAGAGCTGGTTCACCAGATCCGGGCGGTGAACCAGTTCCCTGGGGCTCACGCCAAACCAGCGCCGCACAGAGCGGGACAGATGAGCCTGATCGGCATAGCCCGCCCGGAGAGCCGCTTCTGCACAGCCCTCGCCTGCCACCAGATATCTGGCTGCAGTCCGCACACGAACAAGCTGGGCCCAGAAGACGGGGGGCCGTGCGGTGTGACGCATCAACAAACGTTCCAGTGTTCTGGGAGAGATACCCAGGAGGGTTGCTGCACCGGCAACACTGGCCGGCATCGTCGCCACCGCCGAAAGCGCCTCGGCTACGCTGTGGTTCTCCCTGATCAGCCCCAGAATTCGGGAGACACTCTCGTCGGGATCATCCCGGGGGCACCCCTGCAGTTCCAAGAGAACCCGATCCGATACGTCTGCCCCCGGAGCCAGACGGTAGCCTGCCAGACGGGTTCCTTCGGGTATCGTTACACCCATGATGGTATCCTGCAGATGAGAGATTGACCAGACAGGGCTCTTGCCCGGAATCATCCAATAGAGCAGATCCCGACACCCGTCGGGGATAATGCGGACATCACCGGCAGAGGTGGTGTGATATGTCCACCGTTGCAAGACAACACTATTGTGCCAGGACGTTTCTCCCGGATAGGCCTTCATTCCCATAATCCTATCCCCCCTGAGGTCCCGGGACAACCTGCATTCCCGCTTTCCGCAGGTTCGGTCCGGCCTGGTCGGGCCATATCTGGTTGGGTCGGGAATAATCGAACGATCCGAATTTTCTGGATTTTTCCCCCCGGTCTGGAAAATCGTGTTTCCGGGAATATACTTAAGGAAGAGAATCTCTTTCGAGGAAAATCCGGGAAGCCCGCCGGAGCCGGCTCGCGAGGAACTCAGGAAAAGACAGAAAGAGTTAAAAAGGGAGACAGAACCTGTGAAACTGAAACGATCCATCCCCGGAGTGGTTATCTTCTCGTTACTCGTGGGAGTGATTGCCTCTCTCCTGATCGGGCTGGTTCCGGCACGACAGCAATTTGCGGACCAGTCCTACCGAACCTTCCCGGTGATTCTGAGAGCATCCCAGGCTGATATTCAAAGCGAACTCTCCCGGGGATGGGATATTGCACTCTCGATCTCGCGAAACCCCTTTCTCATAGACTGGATGGAGGGAGCCGAGACGGACCAGCTTCTTGGAGAGGGCATAGAAGCCATGCTCCTGGAGGTGATGAATCGCCCGGGAGTGATGTCGGGCTTCACGGCCACGGGCAGCACGGGGAACTTCCGCGTGGGAGATCGGGTCCTGAATGTTCTGGACCCCAATCGGTCCGACGACAGCTGGTTCTTTGACAGTCTTCGAGCCACCGAGGAGGTCATGCTGAACCTCGACTACAACCCCGAACTGGGCGAAACTCTCCTCTGGTTTAACGCTGCCGTTATCAGGGAAGGAAACCGGATCGGTATTGCCGGAATCGGCTTGTCTATCGACGAGGCCGTAGAGAGTTTCCAGAACGCTGTCCCCAGCCCCGGAAGTGTCCTCTATCTTGTAGACACAACCGGGCGAATTCTGGTGTCTTCCGATACCACCGCATTGGACAGCTCGATCTCGGAGTACCTGCCCTCGGAGGGCCAGGCCGTTCCGGGCCATCCCGGGATCCGGCGGTATCATTCCACCGCTTCGGGTAACACGATCATGGCAGAGTCGGCTCTGGAAGACACCGGCTACCGGATGATCCTGCTGGCACCGGAGGAAGAGTTCGTCCCCTCCTTCCTGGATTTTGCCGGCCTCTCGCTGCTCTTTATGGTCATCTTTGTTATGGCCGCCTCGTGGCTCACCTACCTGCTGATTGTGGCCAGGCTCCGCGGTCTGGAAACCCTGCGGGGGATGCTCCAGGATATCGCCGAGGGCGAGGGCGATCTCACTCGACGCCTGGCAACAAACCGAACCGACGAAATAGGAGCACTGGCCGAAGGATTCAACCAGACCCTCGATACCTTCAGCCATCTCGTGGGAATCATAAAAGTCCAGGCAAACACGTTGTCCGGTCTGGGAGGCGATCTTGCCTCGAACATGACCCAGACAGCAGCGGCCATAACCGAGGTGATCGCCACTATCCAGAGCGTCAAAAACCAGGTCCTTCGCCAGGCGGCCAGCGTGGAGCAGACAAGCCAAACCACGGAGGCCATCACCGGCTCGATCGAGAACCTCAATGGCCAGATAGAGCAGCAGTCGAGCAACGTCACCCAGTCCTCGGCAGCAATCGAGGAGATGCTCTCCAGCATTCAGTCTGTAACGGGAACGCTCGTAAAGAACAGCGAGGCCATCCGGAATCTGACCGACCGCTCCGAACGGGGGCGGGAAGCTCTGGAAGAGATGGCCGCCGATATCAAGGCTGTAGCACTGGATTCGGACAGCCTGCTTGAAATCAGCCAGGTGATTCACGATATCGCGAGCCAGACCAACCTCCTCTCCATGAACGCCGCCATTGAGGCGGCCCACGCCGGTGAATCGGGCAAGGGCTTTGCCGTGGTGGCCGAAGAAATACGAAAACTCGCCGAGACCTCCGGTGAGGAATCAAAGAAAATCGCCGCCGTGCTTACAAAAATAAAGGCTGCCATGGACGGCATCACAACGGCGACGGGGGAGGTCCAGACCCAGTTTGAACAGATCTATTCCGAGGTAAAGACCGTATCGCACCAGGAAGAGATGATCAAAAATGCTATGGAAGAGCAGAACGCCGGAAGCCAGGAGGTCTATACGGCGATCAGCGAGCTCACGGATATCACCGAATCGGTGAAGGATCGATCCCAGGACATGCTCCAGGGAAGCAAAGAAGTTACGAAGGAGAGCAAAAACCTGAAGAGCATAACCGAGGAAATCACTCACAGCATGGACGAAATGAGCCAGGGCGTTCAGGAGATCACCCAGGCCGTTTCGTTTGTGGACGAGATGACCAAGCAAAACCAGGGAAGTATCGATGCGCTTCTGAACGAGATCAAGCGATTCAAGATTGATGATGACACCCTGGACGAGGACACCCCTCCAGAAAAATAGAGGGGCAGGAGCAAAGACTAAAGGGAAATACCACATAAAGCACCGTAACTTGAAAGGGGTCTCCTCACGTCTCTGCATGGGTCGTTTTCGCGCAGACCATACCTATGGTACCCTCCCCCCGAAGGAGCCATAACCGTAATGCCCGGACCACCCCTTCTTTTGTATCTGAAGAAAGCAGGAACATCCAGCACCTTGCAGCTGGCTGATTCAAAAGGCCGTCCAGCGGACTCGGAGTATCGCCGCTATACCGGCGACGCCCGAATCGCTCTGCGCGAATACGCTCTCCTGATGCATCGCCAACAGGAACAGATAAACTGGACGAGCGAGGAACCCCTCCCGGAGGGTTTGCAGTATCCGGGGCCACGCATTCTGCAACTGGCAGCACGGTCCGGTCTGCTCTGTGACAGCACAGGCAAACTGTTGAACCTCGCTCCCGGCACCTATTATCTGGAACTATCGATCAGGGAAGGAAAAGGCGAGGCGCTCACCATTAGACCCCGCCTTGTTGCCGGAGCAGAGGGTGATCCCGAGGTGCTGTCCCGGGTCAGTGAGGCGCCATTTCATTCCGTTTCTGCCAGCCACATTATGGCCGGGGAATATCTCTTCTGCTGTGAGGATCTGGGAAGTTACTGGGCTGAAGCCGATTTCCTGGGCTCGACAATCAACAAAACCGATCTTGGCATATTTCTCTCGATAACTCTGTCGAGATTTCCTCTTCTGAAAGTCGATTTCCAACAGTGCGAGACGGTCTACGGCAAACCGCGCACCCTGCGCGCTGCTCTCGTTTTCCAGGAGATCGATGCCTACAATTATCTCCACCTGCAGCCCGTATCAACCCTCGACGGCTATCCTCCCGGTTTTTTCGAGGAACAGGACATCCTGAAAATTGCCGAAATACATTATCAGGAACGGCATCTGGAAATCGCCGAAATAATCTACGCCGATTCCCCCCAGGAGCGGTTTCTGGCAATACTGAAGAAGTTCAGAAAAGACGCCGAAAAACATGTCCACGCAGAGAACGGCCGCTATATCCTCCCCCCCGAGTTCGCCGAACCCTTCTTGTCGGAGCACATGACCGACCTGGCGAGGGACTTTGAACTCTTTCATGCCGAGACACTGAAGCGATACCGCATTCGCTACGCCAAGCCCAAGCTCAGGCTCTCCCTGGGAAGTGGCCTGGACTACTTCGAGGGCCGCGCTGCCGTGGAAGTAGACGGCCAGGAGTTTTCCTACGGTCACTTCCTGAACGAATACCGTCAGTCCGGATACGTGAAGCTCGATAACGGAGACAAGCTCTTTCCTGAAAAGCGGGAGATGGACCGCTTCACCCGGGTTTTGAACCGCAAGCCCTCGGGAACGGACGATGAAGTACACCTCTCCTTCTTTGATTTGGCCATGCTGGATATTACCGCCGGCGTGGAAGCCCCTCCCGATCTGATGAACCGCATCCGGTCCTTCTACAGGAACCTGAACAGCCTCAACGAGACCCCCGCCACGTTTCCACTGCACCAGGGAAGCCTGCGAGAATATCAGAAATACGGCGTTCAATGGCTCCAGCATTTGCGCGAGCACCGGCTGGGAGGATGTCTGGCAGACGATATGGGTCTGGGAAAAACCGTACAGGTCATTGCCCTCTTGCGGGTACTGTATTCGGGCGATCCCTACGGACCGACCCTGATCATCTGTCCCAAATCGCTCCTGTATAACTGGGAACTTGAAATCCAGCGCTTCGCCCCGGAACTGCCCGTGCACATGTACTATGGCCCCGGCCGGACCAGCCAGGAAATCAGCGAAACCTGGAACGGAATCATTCTCAGCACCTACGCCACGATCCGCAACGATATCACCAGCCTGCAGGAGATCTGCTTCAGCAGTATCATCCTGGATGAATCGCAAGCCATCAAGAATACCGCCGCTATGACAACCATAGCGGTGTTGAGCCTGAAGGGAGACCATCGTATTGCCCTCAGCGGGACGCCCGTGGAAAACCATCTGGGTGAACTCTATAGCCTCTTCCGTTTTCTGAACCCTTCTTTCTTCGGTAGCGAGAACCATTTCATGAAAACCTGGGCCAAGCCCATTCAGGAAAAAGACGATGCCGACGCTCTGCAGGACCTGAAAACCCGCATATACCCCTATATCCTCCGGCGATTGAAACGCGACGTCCTGAAGGATCTACCCGAAAAAACAGAGCAGACCGCCCTGATAGAGCTGGATTCAGCCCACCTTGCCACCTACCACCGTCGGCGAAAGATGCTCTCCGAGGGAATACAGGGAGAGATCAGGAAAAATGGTATGCACAAATCCATGTTCATGATCCTCCAGGCCCTGAACGAACTCCGCCGCCTGGCCAGTATCCCCGAGGCCGATGCCGAGTACGGTGGAATTTCAGCAAAACGTGAGTATCTGCTGGATATGATCAGCGAAATCAGCGAAACGGGTCACAAATCGCTGATCTTCACCAACCATCTCACAGCGGTTGAGCTCATTTCGGAAGATTTGAACAGCAGAAACATAGGAAACCTGGTTATGACCGGTGCTACCAGCGGCCGCCAGGAACTGGTGCAACGGTTTCAGAGTGATCCCGACATAGCAGCTTTCGTGATGACCCTCAAAACGGGGGGGACCGGTCTGAATCTGACAGCAGCCGACTACGTTTTTATTGTCGATCCCTGGTGGAACCAGGCAGCCGAGAACCAGGCAATCGATCGGACCCATCGGATCGGACAGGTGAATCCGGTCTTCTGCTATCGCATGATCGCCAAAGAAACGATCGAAGAGAAGATCCTTCAACTACAAAAGCGCAAAAGCCAGCTCACGGCATCGCTCTTTTCCGCCGACAGCGACGGCATAAAAAGCCTGACCGAAAACGACATTGCCTTCCTGATGGAGTAACTTATGGCAGAAATAGCAGACTGGATTGCAGCCCAGGCTCCTGTCCTTGAGAGAACCCTCACGGTACAGGAACTGAAAACCATATGTACCGATCTGACCGGACATCCCGGAAAAGGAACGAAGCAGGAGTTGCTCGAGCGACTGCTGGAATTCCTCTCCTTTAAAGATTCCCAAAAAGTCTTTAACTCCTGGTTCAAGAGCAGCCCCACATACTTTCAGGCTGCTCTGGAACAGGCAGCCTTCCGGGATTATATCGCTATTCACGATATTCCCGAGCTTCGCTCGATCGATGTGATCACTCATCGTGATGCCTACAGGACCAGCTACGAGATGAACCCCAAGTTATCCCTGGGCATGTTCACCCCCTGCACAGATGCCTTTATCGGGCTGAAACCGGGGCTCAGAGCGATCTTCATGCACTGGCTTCCCAAACCTGAGCAGTTTCCACTACGGCCGCAGGAAGACCAGTCCCCTGAATCTGTCTGGTCCAACGAACATGCTCTGGGCGAGTCCATCCCCCTTCTGTTCAAGGCCTTGGACAAATACCTTCAGGAACAGGAGGATCTGGAGAAGGTCTGCCGAAAGGGCCTGAACAAAAGCCAGATCAAGTCGGTACGGGCTGTCTGCGCCCAGAGGCCATTCCCCCAAGGCCAGACGATCAACCTGGATCCAATCAATGTACTGGCCCGCTTCCTTCCTTTT is a window from the Alkalispirochaeta americana genome containing:
- a CDS encoding DEAD/DEAH box helicase, producing MPGPPLLLYLKKAGTSSTLQLADSKGRPADSEYRRYTGDARIALREYALLMHRQQEQINWTSEEPLPEGLQYPGPRILQLAARSGLLCDSTGKLLNLAPGTYYLELSIREGKGEALTIRPRLVAGAEGDPEVLSRVSEAPFHSVSASHIMAGEYLFCCEDLGSYWAEADFLGSTINKTDLGIFLSITLSRFPLLKVDFQQCETVYGKPRTLRAALVFQEIDAYNYLHLQPVSTLDGYPPGFFEEQDILKIAEIHYQERHLEIAEIIYADSPQERFLAILKKFRKDAEKHVHAENGRYILPPEFAEPFLSEHMTDLARDFELFHAETLKRYRIRYAKPKLRLSLGSGLDYFEGRAAVEVDGQEFSYGHFLNEYRQSGYVKLDNGDKLFPEKREMDRFTRVLNRKPSGTDDEVHLSFFDLAMLDITAGVEAPPDLMNRIRSFYRNLNSLNETPATFPLHQGSLREYQKYGVQWLQHLREHRLGGCLADDMGLGKTVQVIALLRVLYSGDPYGPTLIICPKSLLYNWELEIQRFAPELPVHMYYGPGRTSQEISETWNGIILSTYATIRNDITSLQEICFSSIILDESQAIKNTAAMTTIAVLSLKGDHRIALSGTPVENHLGELYSLFRFLNPSFFGSENHFMKTWAKPIQEKDDADALQDLKTRIYPYILRRLKRDVLKDLPEKTEQTALIELDSAHLATYHRRRKMLSEGIQGEIRKNGMHKSMFMILQALNELRRLASIPEADAEYGGISAKREYLLDMISEISETGHKSLIFTNHLTAVELISEDLNSRNIGNLVMTGATSGRQELVQRFQSDPDIAAFVMTLKTGGTGLNLTAADYVFIVDPWWNQAAENQAIDRTHRIGQVNPVFCYRMIAKETIEEKILQLQKRKSQLTASLFSADSDGIKSLTENDIAFLME